One window from the genome of Labilithrix sp. encodes:
- the groES gene encoding co-chaperone GroES, producing MKIRPLQDRLVVKRTQEEEKTKGGIIIPDTAKEKPLEGVVVAVGSGKAVKGGKVIPLDVKEGDKVLFGKYSGTEVKIDGEELVLLREEDVLAVFNK from the coding sequence ATGAAAATTCGTCCGCTGCAGGATCGTCTCGTCGTCAAGCGCACCCAGGAAGAAGAGAAGACCAAGGGCGGGATCATCATCCCCGACACCGCCAAGGAGAAGCCGCTCGAGGGCGTCGTCGTCGCCGTCGGCTCGGGCAAGGCCGTCAAGGGCGGCAAGGTCATCCCGCTCGACGTGAAGGAGGGCGACAAGGTCCTCTTCGGCAAGTACTCGGGCACCGAGGTCAAGATCGACGGCGAGGAGCTCGTGCTCCTCCGCGAAGAAGACGTCCTCGCGGTCTTCAACAAGTGA
- the groL gene encoding chaperonin GroEL (60 kDa chaperone family; promotes refolding of misfolded polypeptides especially under stressful conditions; forms two stacked rings of heptamers to form a barrel-shaped 14mer; ends can be capped by GroES; misfolded proteins enter the barrel where they are refolded when GroES binds): MSAKQIVYSRNARGRILHGVNLLADAVKVTLGPKGRNVVIEKSYGSPVVTKDGVTVAKEIELGDKFENMGAQMVREVASKTNDKAGDGTTTATVLAQAIYQQGLMLVEAGHNPMELKRGIDAAVAAIVAEVKKVSTPTNDKEHISQVGTISANGDKSIGDMLASAMEKVGKEGVITVEEAKGMDSALEVVEGMQFDRGYLSPYFVTNTEKMTTELENPYILISEKKVSAMADLIPLLEEVARSGRPLLIIAEDVEGEALATLVVNKLRGALKVAAVKAPGFGDRRKEMLKDIATLTGGQVVSDDLGVKLESFTTKELGQAKRVTIDKDNTTLVDGAGDNKDIKGRIETIRKQIENTTSDYDREKLQERLAKLAGGVAIIKVGAATETEMKEKKARVEDALHATRAAVEEGVVPGGGVALLRGAKALDALKLEGEQAFGVRLVRRAIEEPLRQIAKNAGQDGSVVVEKVRESQGAFGFNAATDKYEDLVKAGVIDPTKVVRSALEFAASVSGMMLTTEALIADKPKKPAAGGGGGGMGGMGGMGGMGGMGGMGGDFDMD, encoded by the coding sequence ATGAGCGCAAAGCAGATCGTCTACTCCCGCAACGCGCGCGGCCGCATCCTCCACGGAGTGAACCTCCTCGCCGACGCGGTGAAGGTCACCCTCGGCCCCAAGGGTCGCAACGTCGTCATCGAGAAGTCCTACGGCTCGCCCGTCGTCACGAAGGACGGCGTCACGGTCGCGAAGGAGATCGAGCTCGGCGACAAGTTCGAGAACATGGGCGCCCAGATGGTGCGCGAGGTCGCGTCGAAGACGAACGACAAGGCCGGCGACGGCACCACGACCGCGACCGTCCTCGCGCAGGCGATCTACCAGCAGGGCCTCATGCTCGTCGAAGCGGGCCACAACCCGATGGAGCTGAAGCGCGGCATCGACGCCGCCGTCGCCGCGATCGTCGCGGAGGTGAAGAAGGTCTCCACCCCGACGAACGACAAGGAGCACATCTCCCAGGTCGGCACCATCAGCGCGAACGGCGACAAGTCGATCGGCGACATGCTCGCGAGCGCGATGGAGAAGGTCGGCAAGGAAGGCGTCATCACCGTCGAAGAAGCCAAAGGCATGGACTCCGCGCTCGAGGTCGTCGAGGGCATGCAGTTCGACCGCGGCTACCTCTCGCCCTACTTCGTGACGAACACGGAGAAGATGACGACGGAGCTCGAGAACCCGTACATCCTCATCAGCGAGAAGAAGGTCTCGGCGATGGCCGACCTCATCCCGCTCCTCGAGGAGGTCGCGCGCTCGGGTCGCCCGCTCCTCATCATCGCGGAGGACGTCGAGGGCGAGGCGCTCGCCACGCTCGTCGTCAACAAGCTCCGCGGCGCGCTCAAGGTCGCCGCCGTCAAGGCGCCGGGCTTCGGCGATCGCCGCAAGGAGATGCTCAAGGACATCGCGACGCTCACCGGCGGTCAGGTCGTCTCCGACGACCTCGGCGTGAAGCTCGAGTCCTTCACCACGAAGGAGCTCGGCCAGGCCAAGCGCGTCACGATCGACAAGGACAACACCACCCTCGTCGACGGCGCCGGCGACAACAAGGACATCAAGGGCCGCATCGAGACGATCCGCAAGCAGATCGAGAACACGACGTCGGACTACGATCGCGAGAAGCTCCAGGAGCGCCTCGCGAAGCTCGCCGGCGGCGTCGCGATCATCAAGGTCGGCGCCGCGACCGAGACCGAGATGAAGGAGAAGAAGGCCCGCGTCGAAGACGCCCTCCACGCCACCCGCGCGGCGGTCGAGGAAGGTGTCGTCCCCGGCGGCGGCGTCGCGCTCCTCCGCGGCGCGAAGGCGCTCGACGCGCTCAAGCTCGAAGGCGAGCAGGCCTTCGGCGTCCGCCTCGTCCGTCGCGCGATCGAGGAGCCCCTCCGTCAGATCGCGAAGAACGCGGGCCAGGACGGCTCGGTCGTCGTCGAGAAGGTGCGCGAGAGCCAGGGCGCGTTCGGCTTCAACGCCGCGACGGACAAGTACGAGGACCTCGTGAAGGCCGGCGTCATCGACCCGACCAAGGTCGTCCGCTCCGCCCTCGAGTTCGCCGCGAGCGTCTCCGGCATGATGCTCACCACCGAGGCGCTCATCGCCGACAAGCCGAAGAAGCCCGCCGCGGGCGGCGGCGGCGGTGGCATGGGCGGCATGGGTGGAATGGGCGGCATGGGTGGAATGGGCGGCATGGGCGGCGACTTCGACATGGACTGA
- a CDS encoding TlpA family protein disulfide reductase — protein MKMRAALALVLVLLGACNEEAKDPTSTSSADTKAEISCTGKPEVGKLASSFSLASVNGGRKMTIEKGKVTVIDFWATWCEPCKKSFPKYQDLYTKYQANGLEVLAVSTDDEDNKIAGFISAHGAKFPVGWDAEKKIADCYHPPNMPSAYVIDKTGTIRHIHTGFRDGEEKEIEKEIKELL, from the coding sequence ATGAAGATGCGTGCAGCTCTCGCGCTCGTGCTCGTGCTCCTCGGGGCGTGCAACGAAGAGGCGAAGGACCCGACGTCGACGTCGAGCGCGGACACGAAGGCCGAGATCAGCTGCACCGGCAAGCCCGAGGTCGGCAAGCTCGCCTCCTCCTTCTCGCTCGCGTCCGTCAACGGCGGGCGCAAGATGACGATCGAGAAGGGCAAGGTCACCGTGATCGACTTCTGGGCGACGTGGTGCGAGCCCTGCAAGAAGTCGTTCCCGAAGTACCAGGACCTCTACACGAAGTACCAGGCGAACGGGCTCGAGGTCCTCGCGGTGTCGACCGACGACGAGGACAACAAGATCGCCGGGTTCATCAGCGCGCACGGCGCGAAGTTCCCGGTCGGCTGGGACGCCGAGAAGAAGATCGCGGACTGCTACCACCCGCCGAACATGCCGTCGGCGTACGTCATCGACAAGACCGGCACGATCCGACACATCCACACCGGCTTCCGCGACGGCGAGGAGAAGGAGATCGAGAAGGAGATCAAGGAGCTCCTCTGA
- a CDS encoding 3',5'-cyclic-nucleotide phosphodiesterase, with protein sequence MQLRVVGCHGGETPKHRTCAFLLDERIAIDAGSLTSGLDLPLQFKLEAVLVSHAHLDHIRDLATIADNRAQYGCKPLQVFGTKPTIDVLKKHFFNDLLWPDFTAIPTKKEPTIAYRILKPEVRVEVAGYGVRAITVSHTIDASAFIIDKGGISVAYSGDTGPTDRLWKALDETPDLRALLMEVSFPNERQRLATVSGHHTPQTLITDLKKYKSPKTLPTLLYHIKPAFQAEVEKQCAKLKGVELTVLQLGEQLLL encoded by the coding sequence GTGCAATTACGCGTAGTCGGCTGCCACGGCGGGGAGACCCCGAAGCACCGCACCTGCGCGTTCCTCCTCGACGAGCGGATCGCCATCGACGCCGGATCGCTCACGAGCGGCCTCGATTTGCCGCTCCAGTTCAAGCTCGAGGCCGTCCTCGTCAGCCACGCCCACCTCGATCACATCCGCGATCTCGCGACGATCGCCGACAACCGCGCGCAGTACGGGTGCAAGCCGCTGCAAGTCTTCGGGACGAAGCCCACCATCGACGTCTTGAAGAAGCACTTCTTCAACGACCTCCTCTGGCCGGACTTCACCGCGATCCCGACGAAGAAGGAGCCGACGATCGCGTACCGGATCCTCAAGCCCGAGGTGCGGGTGGAGGTCGCGGGCTACGGCGTCCGCGCGATCACGGTGAGCCACACGATCGACGCCTCCGCGTTCATCATCGACAAGGGCGGCATCTCCGTCGCGTACTCCGGCGACACCGGTCCGACCGATCGCCTGTGGAAGGCGCTCGACGAGACGCCCGACCTCCGCGCCCTCCTGATGGAGGTCAGCTTCCCGAACGAGCGCCAGCGCCTCGCGACCGTGAGCGGTCACCACACGCCGCAGACGCTCATCACCGACCTCAAGAAGTACAAGTCGCCGAAGACCCTGCCGACGCTGCTCTATCACATCAAGCCCGCGTTCCAGGCCGAGGTCGAGAAGCAGTGCGCGAAGCTCAAAGGCGTCGAGCTCACCGTCCTCCAGCTCGGCGAACAGCTCCTGCTGTAA
- a CDS encoding ATP-binding domain-containing protein — protein sequence MSAAETNETAPIPGLEDDEDGSRIVREEMRLLETVLKNLGPAPPERDPNDPVVQSEMAAQLADDDRRLLELRDLAASAKPEDLPMLFEQMHTLGALRAHRGKGITGSVDRKSPYFGHLRLEEQVLQRGGKGQGKERRRDVLIGSRQYLDAAAGIRIVDWRNAPVSRIFYRYREGDSYEETLGDQPVEGEVAARRTVAIVDGELRKVTAPQGTFVKEADGTWRRAAAHTARLRLPAAGTSTAATPPKPGKETTTSADRLLPAIAAMLDKEQYDLITKPGIGLVAIQGSAGSGKTTVGLHRVAYLHASQPNRYRGSRMLVIVPNEALVHYTSRVLPALGVDGVPVLTFHRWAVRVVMDLFPRLPSAISDETPPLVSRLKNHPAMLEACASIGEEAMTRVDAKVRATMAKWPEGERVIAAWDATKGAPDRRVTQLAQWLAGKRDLANTKGSGDLPNVTRSAVESMGQELRSETRNVLGAWDEVTTSRPRLDRFFGKYFGTGQLDQVHEWCTRQARVRTEHERDGETPSLDLEDRALLLRLFQVLRGPLLDGDGQPLTCAHLFIDEVQDASPVELKVLLEVARGTADVATDLSQLSVTLAGDTAQRMREEDDEHVPFDWDATLKELGVPGGAKAIDPLKVSYRSTAPITAFARGVLGPFAHEAEPIAPRGGPPVEAFTFASAGEAVAFLADALRELAANEPDANVALLSRFPQQAEMYFEGLQRAEVPNVRRVRRQDFTWERGFDVTDVRQTKGLEFDEVILLETTASSYPDTAQARHALYVGATRAAHQLWCLSSESPSKLVQEGLAASAAAPTE from the coding sequence TTGAGCGCCGCCGAAACCAACGAAACTGCCCCGATCCCGGGCCTCGAAGACGACGAGGACGGGTCGCGGATCGTGCGCGAGGAGATGCGGCTCCTCGAGACGGTGCTGAAGAACCTCGGCCCCGCCCCGCCGGAGAGGGACCCGAACGATCCCGTCGTCCAGAGCGAGATGGCGGCGCAGCTCGCGGACGACGACCGGCGTCTCCTCGAGCTCCGCGACCTCGCCGCCTCCGCGAAGCCGGAGGACCTCCCGATGCTCTTCGAGCAGATGCACACGCTCGGGGCGCTCCGCGCGCACCGCGGGAAGGGGATCACCGGATCGGTCGATCGCAAGAGCCCGTACTTCGGGCACCTCCGGCTCGAAGAGCAGGTCCTCCAGCGCGGCGGCAAAGGGCAGGGGAAGGAGCGGCGGCGCGACGTCCTCATCGGATCGCGCCAGTACCTCGACGCGGCGGCGGGCATCCGCATCGTCGACTGGCGCAACGCGCCGGTGAGCCGGATCTTCTATCGCTACCGCGAAGGCGACAGCTACGAGGAGACGCTCGGCGATCAGCCGGTCGAGGGCGAGGTCGCCGCGCGCCGCACGGTCGCGATCGTCGACGGCGAGCTGCGCAAGGTCACCGCGCCGCAAGGCACCTTCGTGAAGGAAGCGGACGGCACGTGGCGCCGCGCCGCCGCGCACACCGCGCGCCTCCGCCTCCCCGCGGCGGGCACGAGCACCGCCGCGACGCCGCCGAAGCCGGGCAAGGAGACGACGACGTCGGCCGATCGCCTGCTCCCCGCGATCGCGGCGATGCTCGACAAGGAGCAGTACGACCTCATCACGAAGCCGGGGATCGGCCTCGTCGCGATCCAGGGCAGCGCCGGGAGCGGCAAGACCACGGTAGGCCTCCATCGCGTCGCGTACTTGCACGCGAGCCAGCCGAACCGCTACCGCGGCAGCCGCATGCTCGTCATCGTGCCGAACGAGGCGCTCGTCCACTACACGAGCCGCGTGCTCCCGGCCCTCGGCGTCGACGGCGTGCCGGTGTTGACCTTCCATCGCTGGGCGGTGCGCGTCGTGATGGACCTGTTCCCGAGGTTGCCCTCCGCGATCAGCGACGAGACGCCGCCGCTCGTCTCGCGGTTGAAGAACCACCCCGCGATGCTCGAGGCGTGCGCGTCGATCGGCGAAGAAGCGATGACACGCGTCGACGCGAAGGTCCGCGCCACGATGGCGAAGTGGCCGGAGGGCGAGCGCGTCATCGCGGCGTGGGACGCGACGAAGGGCGCGCCCGATCGCCGCGTGACGCAGCTCGCGCAGTGGCTCGCCGGCAAGCGCGACCTCGCGAACACGAAGGGCTCCGGCGATCTCCCGAACGTGACGCGGAGCGCGGTCGAGTCGATGGGGCAAGAGCTCCGGAGCGAGACGCGCAACGTCCTCGGCGCGTGGGACGAGGTCACCACCTCGCGGCCGCGGCTCGATCGATTCTTCGGGAAGTACTTCGGTACGGGCCAGCTCGATCAGGTGCACGAGTGGTGCACGCGGCAAGCGCGCGTCCGCACCGAGCACGAGCGCGACGGCGAGACGCCTTCGCTCGACCTCGAGGACCGCGCGCTCCTGCTCCGCCTCTTCCAGGTCCTCCGCGGCCCGCTCCTCGACGGCGACGGGCAGCCGCTCACGTGCGCGCACCTCTTCATCGACGAGGTGCAGGACGCGTCGCCGGTGGAGCTCAAGGTGCTCCTCGAGGTCGCGCGCGGCACCGCCGACGTCGCGACCGATCTCTCGCAGCTCTCCGTCACGCTCGCGGGCGACACCGCGCAGCGCATGCGCGAGGAGGACGACGAGCACGTCCCGTTCGACTGGGACGCGACGCTGAAGGAGCTCGGCGTCCCCGGCGGCGCGAAGGCGATCGATCCGCTCAAGGTCAGCTACCGCTCGACCGCGCCGATCACCGCGTTCGCGCGCGGCGTGCTCGGTCCCTTCGCGCACGAGGCGGAGCCGATCGCGCCGCGCGGCGGACCGCCGGTCGAGGCCTTCACGTTCGCGTCGGCGGGCGAGGCGGTCGCGTTCCTCGCCGACGCGCTGCGCGAGCTCGCCGCGAACGAGCCGGACGCGAACGTCGCGCTGCTCTCGCGCTTCCCGCAGCAGGCCGAGATGTACTTCGAGGGCCTCCAGCGCGCCGAGGTCCCGAACGTGCGCCGCGTGCGGCGGCAGGACTTCACGTGGGAGCGCGGCTTCGACGTCACCGACGTCCGGCAGACGAAGGGCCTCGAGTTCGACGAGGTCATCCTGCTGGAGACGACGGCGTCGAGCTACCCCGACACCGCGCAGGCGCGCCACGCGCTCTACGTCGGCGCGACGCGCGCGGCGCATCAGCTGTGGTGCCTCTCGAGCGAGTCCCCGTCGAAGCTCGTGCAAGAGGGCCTCGCCGCCTCCGCGGCCGCGCCTACGGAGTGA
- a CDS encoding NAD(P)-dependent glycerol-3-phosphate dehydrogenase, with protein sequence MTTVAVIGGGAWGTALAAHASRLGHDVKLWAREEEVVRDVNEAHENRLFLPDVKLPSAIVASSDARTVLDGAAIVLLVPPSAFLRSVTTLIAPHVPKGARVAIATKGIENDSLRLMLDVAAETLGGVVPPAELAALSGPSFAKEVASGLPTDVVVASKDEAAATELQSALHSPMFRVYTSKDPIGVEVGGAMKNVLAIAAGACDGLGLGTNARAALVTRGLSEMARLGVALGGDPLTFMGLSGVGDLILTTTGALSRNRALGMKVAEGADPAGFLASQRTVAEGYLTAKAGFQLAQRHGVDVPITEQVFYVLHEGRPLLDAMKRLLTRAQKEELWGLT encoded by the coding sequence GTGACGACGGTCGCGGTGATTGGTGGCGGTGCGTGGGGGACGGCGCTCGCCGCGCATGCGTCGCGGCTCGGGCACGACGTGAAGCTCTGGGCGCGTGAGGAGGAGGTCGTCCGCGACGTCAACGAGGCGCACGAGAACCGCCTCTTCCTCCCCGACGTGAAGCTCCCGTCCGCGATCGTCGCGTCGAGCGACGCGCGGACGGTCCTCGACGGCGCGGCGATCGTCCTGCTCGTGCCGCCGTCCGCGTTCCTTCGCTCCGTCACGACCCTCATCGCGCCGCACGTCCCGAAGGGCGCCCGCGTCGCGATCGCGACGAAGGGGATCGAGAACGACTCGCTCCGGCTCATGCTCGACGTCGCGGCCGAGACGCTCGGCGGCGTCGTTCCGCCGGCGGAGCTGGCCGCGCTCTCGGGCCCGAGCTTCGCGAAGGAGGTCGCCTCCGGGCTGCCGACCGACGTGGTCGTCGCCTCGAAGGACGAAGCCGCGGCGACCGAGCTGCAGAGCGCCCTCCACTCGCCGATGTTCCGCGTCTACACGAGCAAGGACCCGATCGGGGTCGAGGTCGGCGGCGCGATGAAGAACGTCCTCGCGATCGCGGCCGGCGCCTGCGACGGGCTCGGCCTCGGGACCAACGCGCGGGCCGCGCTCGTCACGCGCGGCCTGTCCGAGATGGCGCGGCTTGGAGTCGCGCTCGGCGGCGATCCGCTGACCTTCATGGGCCTCTCCGGCGTCGGCGACCTCATCCTGACGACCACGGGCGCGCTCTCCCGCAACCGCGCCCTCGGGATGAAGGTCGCCGAAGGGGCCGATCCGGCCGGGTTTCTCGCCTCGCAGCGGACGGTGGCGGAGGGCTACCTGACCGCGAAGGCCGGGTTTCAGCTGGCGCAGCGTCACGGGGTCGACGTCCCCATCACGGAACAGGTCTTTTACGTACTTCATGAAGGGCGGCCGCTCCTCGACGCCATGAAGCGGCTCCTCACCCGCGCGCAGAAAGAGGAGCTTTGGGGCCTCACGTAA
- a CDS encoding serine/threonine protein kinase, translating into MSTILDTGAVLDGKYRLLRRIGEGGMGTVFEGENVRIRRKVAIKVLHEHVATSPEFAQRFVREARASARIGSEHVCDVLDLGDLENGEKYIVMELLDGESLEDKLERDLKMTAADLAPVAFQMLDGLGAMHHVGVVHRDLKPANVFLCKGKGGDVSVKILDFGVAKIEASDEDPSGVHDMTTTGTMMGTPLYMSPEQARGARDVDGRTDLYAASVIFYRALTGEVPHHGTSLHELLFKIVLDEPKAIRDLAPEVDDELARIVMKGLSRDPEKRYPSARTYQEDIVAWGKDHGFDFRITLPSEPPLLRKVTGGFPAAQIELAAPAIRSGNTPVSVDGRKSAPAITPDAAAIGVADTQPSRAPEPPQTMQSPAASTMGESPSLAPKPAAGDTLVAGGTPKEPAAAPPPPPTRPSPPEPAKATPEAAATPAPVGSSMTMYIVGGVIVVASAILGMKLGIASKPPEPEPAPSVSVSAPPSAPPPPASTPAAIVPVVPSESAAPSVSAPPAPPPPAAPHPNVAPPPKPSPAPPPTPAPAISGRVIRTDAGF; encoded by the coding sequence GTGAGCACCATCCTCGATACCGGCGCCGTCCTCGATGGGAAGTACCGGCTTCTCCGCCGAATCGGCGAGGGCGGAATGGGCACGGTGTTCGAAGGCGAGAACGTCCGCATCCGGCGGAAGGTCGCGATCAAGGTGCTGCACGAGCACGTCGCGACCTCCCCCGAGTTCGCGCAGCGCTTCGTCCGCGAGGCGCGCGCCTCCGCCCGCATCGGGTCGGAGCACGTGTGCGACGTCCTCGATCTCGGCGACCTCGAGAACGGCGAGAAGTACATCGTCATGGAGCTCCTCGACGGCGAGAGCCTCGAGGACAAGCTCGAACGCGACCTCAAGATGACGGCCGCGGACCTGGCCCCGGTCGCGTTCCAGATGCTCGACGGCCTCGGCGCGATGCACCATGTCGGCGTCGTCCACCGCGATCTCAAGCCGGCGAACGTCTTCCTCTGCAAAGGGAAGGGGGGCGACGTCAGCGTGAAGATCCTCGACTTCGGCGTCGCGAAGATCGAGGCGAGCGACGAAGACCCGAGCGGCGTCCACGACATGACGACGACGGGCACGATGATGGGCACGCCGCTCTACATGTCGCCCGAGCAGGCGCGAGGCGCGCGCGACGTCGACGGCCGCACCGATCTCTACGCCGCGAGCGTCATCTTCTACCGCGCCCTCACCGGCGAGGTGCCGCACCACGGGACGAGCCTCCACGAGCTCCTCTTCAAGATCGTGCTCGACGAGCCGAAGGCGATTCGCGACCTCGCCCCCGAGGTCGACGACGAGCTCGCGCGGATCGTCATGAAGGGCCTCTCGCGCGATCCGGAGAAGCGCTACCCGTCGGCGCGGACGTACCAGGAAGACATCGTCGCGTGGGGCAAGGACCACGGCTTCGACTTCAGGATCACGCTCCCGAGCGAGCCGCCGCTGCTGCGCAAGGTGACGGGCGGCTTCCCCGCGGCGCAGATCGAGCTGGCCGCGCCGGCGATCCGCTCCGGCAACACGCCGGTCTCCGTCGACGGGCGGAAGAGCGCCCCGGCGATCACGCCGGACGCGGCGGCGATCGGCGTCGCCGACACGCAACCGTCGAGAGCGCCAGAGCCGCCACAGACGATGCAATCGCCGGCAGCGTCGACGATGGGAGAATCGCCATCGCTCGCGCCGAAGCCCGCCGCCGGCGATACGCTCGTCGCGGGAGGGACGCCGAAGGAGCCGGCCGCGGCGCCGCCCCCTCCTCCGACGAGGCCCTCGCCGCCGGAGCCCGCGAAGGCGACCCCCGAGGCCGCGGCGACGCCGGCGCCGGTGGGCTCGTCGATGACGATGTACATCGTCGGCGGCGTGATCGTCGTCGCGTCCGCGATCCTCGGCATGAAGCTCGGCATCGCGAGCAAGCCGCCGGAGCCGGAGCCCGCGCCGAGCGTCTCGGTGAGCGCGCCCCCGTCTGCGCCGCCCCCGCCCGCGTCGACGCCGGCCGCGATCGTCCCGGTGGTCCCGTCGGAGTCCGCGGCGCCTTCCGTCTCTGCGCCGCCCGCGCCCCCGCCGCCCGCAGCGCCCCACCCGAACGTCGCGCCTCCGCCGAAGCCGAGCCCGGCTCCACCCCCGACCCCCGCGCCCGCCATCTCCGGCCGCGTCATCCGCACCGACGCGGGCTTCTAG
- the ureG gene encoding urease accessory protein UreG: protein MSHHHHHDHDHHHHDHERWDGPGLFRGRAPRKPRSFATRAFTVGIGGPVGSGKTALVLSLCRKLRDRMSLGVVTNDIFTREDAEFLQRNEALPSSRIRAVETGGCPHAAIREDITPNLDALDDLMRALSPKPELLLVESGGDNLAAQYSRELVDFTIYVVDVAGGEKVPRKGGPGVTQSDLLVVNKTDLAAHVGASLEVMAKDAERMRQGGPVVFARCNIGDGVDEIITHLLHARDEALTP from the coding sequence ATGAGCCATCATCACCACCACGATCACGACCACCATCACCATGACCACGAGCGCTGGGACGGCCCCGGCCTCTTCCGCGGCCGCGCCCCGCGCAAGCCGCGATCGTTCGCGACGCGCGCGTTCACGGTCGGCATCGGCGGCCCGGTCGGGAGCGGCAAGACCGCGCTCGTGCTCTCGCTGTGCCGGAAGCTTCGCGACCGGATGTCGCTCGGGGTCGTGACGAACGACATCTTCACGCGCGAAGACGCGGAGTTCCTCCAGCGGAACGAGGCGCTCCCCTCCTCCCGCATCCGCGCGGTCGAGACCGGCGGCTGCCCGCACGCGGCGATCCGCGAGGACATCACGCCCAACCTCGACGCGCTCGACGACCTCATGCGCGCGCTGTCGCCGAAGCCGGAGCTCCTCCTCGTCGAGAGCGGCGGCGACAACCTCGCCGCGCAGTACTCGCGCGAGCTCGTCGACTTCACGATCTACGTCGTCGACGTCGCCGGCGGCGAGAAGGTCCCGCGCAAGGGCGGCCCCGGCGTGACGCAGAGCGATCTCCTCGTCGTGAACAAGACCGACCTCGCCGCGCACGTCGGCGCGAGCCTCGAGGTGATGGCGAAGGACGCCGAGCGCATGCGCCAGGGCGGCCCCGTCGTCTTCGCCCGCTGCAACATCGGCGACGGCGTCGACGAGATCATCACCCACCTCCTCCACGCCCGCGACGAAGCACTCACCCCCTAA
- a CDS encoding urease accessory protein UreF: MTASARWLLLQLADGSFPAGGFAHSNGLEAASVLGGFELGGFLDATLRQAARAALPFVRRARRDLVGADDACDALLLFRGPNHASRAQGRALASAALRVWTERAELALLRAHDGPMHHAPVFGALFAAHGVSEDETVAAYLHGLARIVLSAAVRLGLVGPLEAQQLHAACAPLLEEVAATRVDEPAQTAPLLEIYAALHERLDGRMFQS; the protein is encoded by the coding sequence ATGACGGCGAGCGCGCGCTGGCTCTTGCTTCAGCTCGCGGACGGGAGCTTCCCCGCCGGCGGCTTCGCGCACTCGAACGGGCTCGAGGCGGCCTCCGTCCTCGGAGGGTTCGAGCTCGGCGGTTTCCTCGACGCGACGCTGCGGCAGGCGGCGCGCGCGGCGCTGCCGTTCGTGCGGCGCGCGCGGCGCGACCTCGTCGGCGCGGACGACGCGTGCGATGCGCTCCTCCTCTTTCGCGGTCCGAACCACGCGAGCCGCGCCCAGGGCCGCGCGCTCGCGAGCGCCGCGCTGCGCGTGTGGACGGAGCGCGCCGAGCTCGCCCTGCTCCGCGCGCACGACGGTCCCATGCATCATGCACCCGTCTTCGGCGCGCTCTTCGCGGCGCACGGTGTGTCCGAAGACGAGACCGTCGCGGCGTACTTGCACGGCCTCGCGCGCATCGTCCTCTCCGCCGCCGTGCGCCTCGGGCTCGTCGGGCCGCTCGAGGCGCAGCAGCTCCACGCCGCGTGCGCGCCCCTCCTCGAAGAGGTCGCCGCCACCCGCGTCGACGAGCCGGCGCAGACCGCGCCGCTCCTCGAGATCTACGCCGCGCTCCACGAACGCCTCGACGGAAGGATGTTCCAGTCATGA